CGATGCTGTGGGAACACATATCCGCTGGTCAACCGGCCTATGGGAGCAAAAAATTCCTTCCCTTTGGTGGGGAGGAAAATTTTCGTTAGATTTGCCAGCTATTCGTGGGAATTTGGCTTTAGCAGGCGATTTCGAAACCCATTTCGAGGATTATAACGGAATCGCCAACATAGGGCCTATTTCTATAGATCCCCATTTAGGCACAGAGCTTAATATACTTAAGCATTTCTTCCTCCGCTTAGGTTTGGATAGAAAAGACTTTACAGCCGGCGCTGGTATCGCCCTCGCTTTTTTCCGCGTGGACTACGCTTTTGTGGATAATACCGATTTGAATGTTACTCATAGAATAGGAATTAACTTCGAGATACCCGAAGTCAAGATTAAACTCCCGAAGCGTAAGAAACCGGAGGAATCTGGTCTGATGAAACCACCTGAAATCCTTCCTATAGAAACCACATCGCTCTTAGAAGAGGAAGAAGAGATTATTCCAGCACCTGTAGGAGATAAAATTGCCGAGGTTAAATTCCCGTTTGCATCGATCGAGCTTACAGACCGGACTATCGCTCAATTAGATTCGGTTTGCTACATTTGGAACAAATATCGGACGAACAGAATATACATCGAAGGACACACGGACAACATTCGTATCGATACACCCGAATTCCCTGATAACTACACCCTATCTGAAGCCCGAACTGAAGTTGTTGCAAAATATCTTAGGGATAAATGTGATATTCCAGTAAACCGAATAGTGGTAGACTGGTTTGGTTCGGACAGGCCAAAAGCGGATAACTCGACCGATGAGGGCCAGTCTTTAAATCGAAGGGTCGAGATCTTCCTTTGGGAACCTTGATATATTTAATAGCGGACAAAAAAAAGGCGGCCTTCAAAGGCCGCCTTTTTATTATCGCTGCAACATTGATCAATGCCTAAAATGACGCATTCCTGTGTGTATCATAGCGATACCAAGTTCGTTCGCACGATCGGTAACTAAATGATCTCGAAGTGAACCACCCGGTTGGACTATGGCGGTCACACCGGCATCGGCTAAAACCTCCATACCATCGGGAAATGGGAAAAAAGCATCCGAAGCTGCAACAGCACCGACCGTTCTTTCGCCAGCCTTTTCAACAGCCAACTTTGCAGCATCGACACGGCTCGGAAGTCCTCCGCCTATTCCATAAACTGCTTTTCCTCCAGCAACCAACACCGAATTTGATTTAACACCTTTAACAGCACGCCACGCAAAATGAAGAGCGTCGTCCTCCTCGGGTGTGGGTTTTCGATCGGTAACAATTTCCCATTTAGGCGATTCCAAACCAGAGGGATCCCCTGATTGCGCAAGAAATCCTCCATAAACACCCCTCAAGAAAGTAGGAGCAGTTTTTGGTCGCTTTATATCGAGTTTTAGTAAACGCAGATTCTTTTTTTTCTCGAGAATTTCCAGTGCTTCCGGCGAGAAATCAGGTGCAATAATACATTCGAAGAAGTGCTCGTGCATTTTACGAGCTGTCTCGAGATCGACATCGCAGGTGAATCCAGCTATCCCACCAAAAGCGCTAACCGGATCGCAAGAAAGCGCGCCAAGGTAGGCCTCGATTGCGTTATCTCCAAGTGCTACTCCACAAGGACTAACATGCTTTACAATAACCGAGGCTGTTTTATCGGCAAACTCCAGAAGGACATGATAAACCGCGTCAAGATCGAGTATATTATTATAACTCAACTTCTTACCCCATAACTGTTGGGCAAAAGTTACCCCTGATTTGGCCAGAGGGTCGGAATAAAGCGCTGCTTTTTGATGAGGATTCTCACCATATCGAAGCTCATCGACTAATTTCATAGGCCTGCTTGTATAAATTGGATTCCCCTCTCCTGCAAAAGTCGAGGCGATTAAGCCATCGTAGTAAGATGTCATATTAAATGCTTTTGCGGCAAGAGTTTTAAGCAATCCAAGAGATATTTTACCTGTTTCGAGAATCTCAGCTGAAATTGGTGCGTAATCTTCTGGGTCACAGATAACGGCAACAGACTTAAAATTCTTCC
This genomic stretch from bacterium harbors:
- a CDS encoding OmpA family protein; translation: MKRLLPIIFLLQIVSISCFATKYAAEFTDLSVSVRAAGMGGTFTSFDSDPQTIWWNPSGLAGLSDEIKFYYMHATMFDNLYQLDAGAAARQLGNSYWGLGFFRNGTEGIPFTHNWGYFDYGVDNLPGTGDQGEDNGQWDPGERIDSDAVYYHSEGDYLFTIAAGRALSDRLIIGASIKHLQSYIGQYSAFGFGADLGATYKLKENLVLGATLRDAVGTHIRWSTGLWEQKIPSLWWGGKFSLDLPAIRGNLALAGDFETHFEDYNGIANIGPISIDPHLGTELNILKHFFLRLGLDRKDFTAGAGIALAFFRVDYAFVDNTDLNVTHRIGINFEIPEVKIKLPKRKKPEESGLMKPPEILPIETTSLLEEEEEIIPAPVGDKIAEVKFPFASIELTDRTIAQLDSVCYIWNKYRTNRIYIEGHTDNIRIDTPEFPDNYTLSEARTEVVAKYLRDKCDIPVNRIVVDWFGSDRPKADNSTDEGQSLNRRVEIFLWEP
- the purH gene encoding bifunctional phosphoribosylaminoimidazolecarboxamide formyltransferase/IMP cyclohydrolase; amino-acid sequence: MSLKVKRALISVWDKTNLEEFARNLISVGVEIYTTGGTGKALEKAGIDYIPLETLTGFSELIGGRVKTLHPKIFAGILARRESAEHMESISAEGIPAFDLIAVNLYPFEATLAKTENMDERVEMIDIGGVALLRAAGKNFKSVAVICDPEDYAPISAEILETGKISLGLLKTLAAKAFNMTSYYDGLIASTFAGEGNPIYTSRPMKLVDELRYGENPHQKAALYSDPLAKSGVTFAQQLWGKKLSYNNILDLDAVYHVLLEFADKTASVIVKHVSPCGVALGDNAIEAYLGALSCDPVSAFGGIAGFTCDVDLETARKMHEHFFECIIAPDFSPEALEILEKKKNLRLLKLDIKRPKTAPTFLRGVYGGFLAQSGDPSGLESPKWEIVTDRKPTPEEDDALHFAWRAVKGVKSNSVLVAGGKAVYGIGGGLPSRVDAAKLAVEKAGERTVGAVAASDAFFPFPDGMEVLADAGVTAIVQPGGSLRDHLVTDRANELGIAMIHTGMRHFRH